The Chamaesiphon minutus PCC 6605 DNA window TGAGATCGATCTATTAAAGCCGTAGGCTCGCGTGCGTACTCATGCTCGAATTCTCGTTGATAGGTTTTATAAGCCCAAGGGGTGGATACCTCTAAGCTCTGATATTTACCCAGCACCACATAGATCCCCGCTAAGCTAGGTAGGGGCGAGATTACCTCCCCTCTTCCGGTGGCAATGGCAGTTCCCCCCGAAATACAAAAGGGCACGTCAGAACCCAATTTTGCCCCCAATGCTTGCAAGTCGCTTTGAGTCAGTCCCAATTCCCACAATAAATCGATGCCAACCAGCACGGCGGCGGCATTCCCCGATCCGCCAGCCAATCCCGCCGCGATCGGGATATGTTTGTGTAAGGTGATTTCGACACCACCAGATTCGAGAAAAGCATCGGGAAATTCTTGTTGCATCAATTCAGCCGCTCGATAGGCTAAATTAGTCCGATCGAGTGGTACTTTGGGGTTACCGCAGTGCAGGATAATGTTATCGTTACTCACAGATCGAATATCTACTCGATCGGCCAATTCGACTGTCTGCATTACCATCACTAGTTCGTGATAATTGTCAGGTCTGATCCCGAGAATTTCTAGATGGAGATTGATTTTGGCTGGGGCAATGAGCGTGTAAGATTTCATCTAAATTTGTGGGTGACAAACCAATGTTATATTGGTGTTAATTTCGCGATTGAGTTCGATCGGCAGATTTCGATCGCCGATTGAGGATTGCGACGCTCGATCGAATTTGATGGAGACAGATCGCTAATATCTTTCGATCGCCAGCAATTCTAAATGTCATCGGGATCGATCCCTAAATCCCGCAGTTTGGTGGCTAATCTGTTAGCTCGCTCTTGCGCCCGTTGGGATTCAGCTTGTGCTTGTTGAGACTCTGCTTGCGCCCGTTGGGATTCAGCTTGCGCCCGTTGGGACTCTGCTTGCGCCCGTTGAAACTCTGCTTGCGCCTCCCTGGTTTTGGCAATTTCTA harbors:
- the ispE gene encoding 4-(cytidine 5'-diphospho)-2-C-methyl-D-erythritol kinase, translated to MKSYTLIAPAKINLHLEILGIRPDNYHELVMVMQTVELADRVDIRSVSNDNIILHCGNPKVPLDRTNLAYRAAELMQQEFPDAFLESGGVEITLHKHIPIAAGLAGGSGNAAAVLVGIDLLWELGLTQSDLQALGAKLGSDVPFCISGGTAIATGRGEVISPLPSLAGIYVVLGKYQSLEVSTPWAYKTYQREFEHEYAREPTALIDRSHRVHSGDLVRAIAAKDAVKIGQRLYNDLEKVVLPAYPQVGELRAEFQRHPNLGTMMSGSGPTVFSLAASREQADTIYHQVRAALSDPDLELFVTQFCDRGVRVV